The following coding sequences are from one Oryzisolibacter sp. LB2S window:
- a CDS encoding FCD domain-containing protein, which produces MATQKPAPLAIRQLKRSDLVAQEIKRLITEKNLSPGDRLPRESELQAQFQVSKGTIREALKALEVQGLVTISTGPTGGGTIAAVPLDRTLQFMQNYLFFQEVTIDDIYTVRQMLEPELAAGAVPYLTDADFEALEHSIACCDPTQSQQDLVTQRREDVNFHDILAAANPNPFLRFSCELINEMIRQLIVFGNRTPQSEHRRFGEANAQIHRAIVQAARARDAEKVRALMQQHMQDAASSVKRMKGRIQGRLILDADTLRRPRAASMAPRTGNAKAKPARRRTMSAG; this is translated from the coding sequence ATGGCAACACAGAAGCCCGCTCCGCTGGCGATCCGGCAGCTCAAACGCTCCGACCTCGTGGCGCAGGAAATCAAGCGCTTGATTACCGAGAAAAACCTGAGCCCCGGCGACCGCCTGCCGCGCGAGAGTGAGCTGCAAGCCCAGTTTCAGGTCAGCAAGGGCACGATCCGTGAGGCGCTGAAGGCACTTGAGGTGCAGGGGCTGGTGACCATTTCCACGGGGCCCACGGGCGGTGGCACCATCGCCGCGGTGCCGCTCGATCGCACGCTGCAGTTCATGCAGAACTACCTGTTCTTCCAGGAGGTGACGATCGACGACATCTACACCGTGCGCCAGATGCTCGAACCCGAGCTGGCCGCCGGCGCGGTGCCGTACCTGACCGACGCCGATTTCGAGGCCCTGGAGCACAGCATCGCCTGCTGCGACCCCACGCAAAGCCAGCAGGACCTCGTGACGCAGCGGCGCGAGGACGTGAACTTCCACGACATCCTGGCCGCCGCCAACCCCAACCCGTTCCTGCGCTTCTCCTGTGAGCTGATCAATGAAATGATTCGCCAGCTCATCGTTTTCGGCAACCGCACGCCGCAGTCCGAGCATCGGCGTTTTGGCGAGGCCAATGCACAGATCCACCGCGCGATCGTGCAGGCCGCGCGGGCGCGCGATGCAGAAAAGGTCCGCGCGCTCATGCAGCAACACATGCAGGATGCGGCCAGCAGCGTCAAGCGCATGAAAGGGCGCATTCAAGGGCGCTTGATACTGGATGCGGACACGCTGCGGCGCCCGCGCGCCGCGTCCATGGCCCCCAGGACAGGCAATGCAAAAGCGAAACCGGCGCGCCGACGGACCATGTCCGCCGGCTGA
- a CDS encoding diguanylate cyclase: MNWRNRSLFYVLLLMALGSHLLTIGASAAGWAALTLNYVAYPHLAYWRARRARDQRLAEMHNMDADIVMAGAWIASLGAPLWISFILCASGCINMVVFHGARGGLRLMLSLAVGMALAALVVPLAWQPETDLRTSVLCMIALLLYLFAFARDGYDRAMSQSQANSRLRKQYDEIQSLQAQLREQALRDPLTGLFNRRQLDATLGPAMQLCREQGACLSVLIVDIDHFKRINDTHGHAAGDAVLQSFAQLLLRHMRPQDMAYRIGGEEFLLVLGGTPLDTAVERAHMLREAVEVLRVRTGSGELSVTLSCGAAAFPLHAQEPQDLLDCADQALYEAKKGGRNRVVTHPGPVPLQPALSASE, from the coding sequence ATGAACTGGCGCAATCGCAGCCTGTTCTATGTGCTGCTGCTGATGGCGCTGGGATCGCACCTGCTGACCATAGGCGCGTCGGCCGCAGGCTGGGCGGCTCTGACCCTCAACTACGTTGCCTATCCCCACCTGGCCTACTGGCGCGCGCGCCGCGCGCGCGATCAGCGGCTGGCGGAGATGCACAACATGGATGCCGACATCGTGATGGCCGGCGCGTGGATAGCCTCGCTCGGTGCGCCGCTGTGGATCAGCTTCATCCTCTGCGCATCGGGCTGCATCAACATGGTGGTTTTCCACGGCGCACGCGGGGGCCTGCGCCTGATGCTCAGCCTGGCCGTGGGAATGGCACTGGCCGCGCTGGTCGTGCCGCTGGCCTGGCAACCCGAGACAGATCTGCGCACGTCCGTGCTGTGCATGATTGCCCTGCTGCTCTACCTCTTCGCGTTTGCTCGCGATGGTTATGACCGCGCGATGAGCCAGAGCCAGGCGAACAGCCGCCTGCGCAAACAGTACGACGAGATCCAATCGCTGCAGGCGCAACTGCGCGAACAGGCGCTGCGTGATCCGCTCACGGGGCTGTTCAACCGCCGCCAGCTCGACGCCACGCTGGGGCCAGCCATGCAGCTCTGCCGCGAGCAGGGTGCCTGCCTTTCGGTGCTCATCGTCGACATCGACCACTTCAAGCGCATCAACGACACCCATGGCCATGCCGCGGGCGATGCGGTGCTGCAGTCTTTCGCACAGTTGCTGCTGCGTCACATGCGACCACAGGACATGGCCTACCGCATAGGGGGCGAAGAGTTTCTGCTGGTGCTCGGCGGCACGCCATTGGACACCGCCGTGGAGCGCGCGCACATGCTGCGCGAGGCCGTGGAGGTCTTGCGTGTGCGCACTGGCTCGGGCGAGCTCTCCGTCACCCTGTCGTGTGGCGCAGCCGCCTTCCCCCTGCACGCCCAGGAGCCTCAGGACCTTCTGGACTGTGCCGACCAGGCCCTGTACGAGGCCAAGAAGGGCGGGCGCAACCGGGTCGTGACCCATCCCGGGCCGGTGCCGCTCCAGCCCGCCCTCTCTGCAAGCGAGTAG